The Gossypium hirsutum isolate 1008001.06 chromosome D07, Gossypium_hirsutum_v2.1, whole genome shotgun sequence genome includes the window TTTCAACATGGCGGAAAATGGTGTAAAAAGTGGCGGCGGTGGTAGTGGGAGCAGCTTGTTTTACACCGGAAATTATCAGTCTGTTTATGTTTTGGGGCAGTGTGAAGGTGATTTGGCTGCAAGTGATTGTGGGGACTGTGTGAAAAGCGCTTTCGAGACGGCTAAAGATGATTGTGGTGACTCAGTTTCAGGACAGGTTTACCTGCACAAGTGCTATATTAGTTATAGCTACTATTCTAATGGAGTTCCAACCATATCCTCTCCTTCAGGTAAAGCTGTagataaaaggaaaaaaggaaaaataatttatCTTTCACATTAATATGtccttttttaattatatttttgtattcTCACCTGTTGTTGAAAGAATGAAGATCATTTTCAATCTTGAATTCTAGGGCCAAGTCTCCACCTGGACCTCTCagctttgtttttttctttaaagatAAAATAGGTGACTTAAAAAGTAATTAAGGATTTGTAGCCAGAGAAAAAGATATTGGTCTCCTTGTGTGAAGAAGACAGGTGGatttccatttcatttccttGGGATTTTGTGTTACTGTCAAAATGCTTTTAGTTTCACTGCTTGTTAACTATTTACAATGAAACATATAATTTAAACTTGAATATAGAATTTCCAAATTTCCAAAACCttcatttttatgtatttttcatCCTACATTTAATCTAGAGTATTATAATaataactcatatatatatatataaaggaggGATAAAGAGTGTTGAAACTTCGAACTCAATACTTTATTTTAACGAAAGCCTCTAGTGGACGAGTTCACTTGTTGTCCTTGATTAATGTTATTAGCCTAGCCCCATTTTTGTCTTTGAATAAAATGGAATATGGTGAGCTGGGGCTTTTTGATTGGTGTAGCGACAGGGACTGGGGCAGGTACAGGGACAGGGACAAGGCAACATGCTCAGAGGACAGTGGCAATAGCAGTAGGAGGAGTGGCAGCTTTGGGGTTCATTATCGTTTGTCTCATGTTTCTGAAATCAGTGTCTAAGAAACGAAGAAGTAAATATTAAGGTTATGTTACAATGTCTAAAACATTCACTCATCTCTCATGCCTTTCTTTTTTTGGAAACTATATAATTTCTCACATGATTATGTGCAGGGTATTGAGAGAAGCATGCTGGGAGTGTGagaatttcatggaaaaatatgAAGCTTCCCCACAGTTAAATACTAACCTTTTTGACTTTCAAATATAAGGGATAGGGTTATTCAAAGATTGAATCAGTCTTTTGTCACTCCacgtatgtgtatatatttatatatgtatatataacatGAACAATGGGTAATTTTACAATCTTGTTAATTTTGCTGAGTACTTTGCAAATACAATGGTACGGAAGCTTTATTCTTTGACTGGTTTTAGCCACCTAATCGAGTGAATTAAGTATGTGGGTGAGAATCAATCATAAAAAACATAATCCATCACTGTTAAGGCAATAACTATTTAGCATCCAAGTCCCAACTACCTGTTCTATCATTATTGTTATGTACTAAAGACTGTGTTAGTCTTTGTCCTAAAAATTTATCAGGGGCTGGGCACGGTTGGTTTTCTGGTTCTCTTGTCTCAGAGGGCCACCACCAATTTCACTGATCATTCAACGCTGTCACCTACACCTAGTGCATCAGGGTCAAAGTTGTTTTGTCCTACCTCAGGGCTCATCAATGCCGTCGAGTTCAACAAGATATCCAACGTCAATCTTAAAAGCAGAGAAAACCATATCCACAAGTCTGCTCTAGGGCCCGACCTCTCTAATTCTCCACCGACCAGGATATTTATGATGAAGTTTGTCGAATGACCTAAGCTGAGATCACATTACCAAATTCTCTAAGTCTTGGCTATGTATACAAAGAAAATTCTAGTTCCTAACCGTCGGTGTCTAACTGATTCTTTGCTTGTTTCTTTACCCTTTTACATTTCACAATACTCGGACCATTcaacttagggtgggtttggatgggcgattgggtacGATGCGgtacgtttagcttactttttacctcacgctacagtatcgctacagtaactaatctcactgtcaccgctgtttttacattAACCGCagataaacgcaccgcccatccaaacccacccttagtttGCAGATGTTGCTGCTCCTATGGCTACCCATTGCTTCATTAGAATGCGGTGTGCCTCTCTTCTTGTTGCAGGGAAGCTAACTAACATATCCTTCGGCAATGAACAGAAAACAAGAGCTTATGAGTTTCTTTCTCTAGACCGCTACTTTGTGTGCCCCCTTATTGGATAATCCAAGAGGGCTAGTGTAAGGATCGTAATTGTTGTGAACTTTTGATGGTAATATATAATTTGGTCTGTCCTATATAAATAAATCTTCTCCTAAACATTCCTCACCTGGACAAAGTACTCTCAAATCATTTACACCTCTAACTCTAAGCATTTAATCTGCAAAATTGCATTTTCACATGGCTGCAACTGAAACCACCAAAAGAATGATGAAAAGCcatgtaccaaatattttcacTTCATTCAGGTTGATGCTAAAGGAAATCTAACAATACGAAGCACTGCTGCAATGCCTCATCCTTGGCGGTGGGATTTAGCTTATTAAAGAGAAGAATATTACTCTTATCTTCTGGAGAATATGTAATTTGTGTCCTAATCCTGATCTCTATAGAGCAAAGATCAAGCAGTGCAGTTGTAGTGCAAGAGTCTTATCAGAAAATCTTACAGTACTCTCTTTCCTACAACCCAACTTTTGAACAAAAAGTTATTAGAAAAAAGGCATCAGAGACCTAAGATTGATCCAGACCACATTCTTCTCAATTCTCATCCTTGCCTCTGATATCAGATGCCAAGCTTTTTGATCTAACAGATTCAACCACCATAGCAATTATAAAAGAAACAGCCTCAAACCCTCCTAGAATAATTGTTCAAACTATGAATCTAACAACTACAGTCCCTCGAGAACTTATATCATCCAATATGCTTTGCAATATGTCATGAAGGTCGTCCTAGTAAAAAACAACTCAAATCTTCTAGTACTTAACCTTTCTACACCTCCTGATTCCAAACTATTCATCACCAATGCTAATGGTAAACAAACCCCAATGTTTGGCCCATTGGCAAGGGCGTTCACCCCATCCCCATGACTTGCCTGGTAGTGGGGGAGGGGCGATCCCAAACAAAAGCATGACCTCTTCACATATCTATCTATGGTTACAACATAATCCATAAACACAGATTCAATGCAAAGCGATGAGGTAAATGCATTTTCTTATATGTTTGGTACATATACAACCATAAAACATAGTCCTTACTCCTTAGAACTATGAAATTTCATTTACAAAAAACATACAAACTAGAACACTTCATCAATGGTATCCCAATGAATCCCGAGATCATTATATGCAATGAaacatcaaaaaaaaaatcattccacGATCATTTAGTTTCACCAATTTTACTTTATCACAACAATGTTCAGtttcacttaaaaattcatacgAATAAACTCAATCGATAAAACAAAGTCCAGTAACAACATTCCGACAAGTAAAAAacttaaactcaaattaaaaggaaaaaattcctAAGACTGAATCTAGAAGTTTCACTAAACTAGGACAACCATAAAATTTGATAAACAACAAGCTCCTCTGACCTGATATGACACAGACCCGGTTACTCAAGAGCGTGCAGCTGCAGTGGCTGGGGCACCGAGGAGACTAGCTTGCTGGAGCTCGAGTTCATTGAACTGCTGCTCGCGGTCCATCTCAATGATCAAAGGGACAAATAAGATCAAGAAGGTAGTTCCGGCGATCCAAGCGGCTTTGCCGGTGCTACGGAGGAGTTTCTTGGAGACGAAAGCAGCGTCAGAGGCCGCTTGCTTACCACGGGAAACAATGGGGGAAGAAGTGATCCTGGCGAGAATGTTGGAATGGGGTTTGGAGGCGGATGACCTCTCGGGTAGGGAAATTCCGCCTCGTCTGGGTTGGGCCGCCATAGGAGGGAACAGAGTGTTTTTGTTGGAGGGTTTTCTGTTTTGACGTGAAGACTGAGCAGTGAACTTGGAGAAATTGACTGTTATGACTTATGCGCCAGTTTTATAGGTCGAGGGATTAGATACGGAGGTCAAAATAGGTTTTTTCTCATCACTATTATTTCGCTAAATTagccaaatatttttttttcttttattggtcaaatatgcttttttttttcaaaatttaagagaATTGGTCAATTTTGGAGAGAGTTGGACGTGTTTTTCTCGAACCGTCATTTTCTAACtgttaaaatttgtcatttttcattcttttcacttaaatttaactttttcaattctctTTAGACTTTCAATTCTCTCAAATCTCTCaattttttcaagttttattcaaaattttccaatacatttagttaaaaatattatagttttattttattattttatatattatttatttcgattaaattttcacaaatgaCAAGTTTACTGATTCGTTTTGACAATAAACACATTTTTGTCACTCAATAGGTAATGATaaggaaaaaattttaattttgttattttcaattaagttaattttaaagtgttttaatttttaaaattattttattttgttgatataTATAAGTGGATGATCGTGTTTTGGAAGGGCTCATACACAATTTGTCAAAAAGCCCAGACACTGAAATTCGTGATTACTTGCAATATACGAGATTTTTACATGTGTCTCGAATGCTTAGGGGATACAAATTGGATCCTACACTTATCAGCGTGTTGGTAGAAAGATGGAAACTCAAGATACATATATTCCATCTTCCATTCGGTGGGTGTACAATCACGCTCGATAACGTAACTTTGCAACTTGGTTTATTGGTGGATGGGCCATTTGTTATGGGTTTAGTGGTCGTTCCCAATAAAGAAGACTTTTGCGAGGCATTTTTGGGGAAGGTGCTGAGGAAGTTTTAAGGTGGCCgaatatatatgaaatggttggAAGATAATTTCAAAGACTTTCCTCCAAATGCGACCGATGTTGTCAAAGAACAATTTGCTCGAGCATTCATCCTGAGGTTAATCTGGGGCATTTTAATGCTCgataaatcttaaattttggTACACATAAGGTGACTACTACACCTAATCGACTTCAAAGCATGCATACAACTGAGTTGAGGATCATCTGTGTTGGCCACGTTGTACAGGAGTTGTGTCGGGCTATGGAACCAGATAAGATGTCAATCAGTGGTTGTCTACTCCTGCTACAATCATAGGCATGGTGGCGATTACCTTTTTTACATCCCCGGGTGCATGACCTTTATACATTCCCATTGGTGAAaagataaaatttatttgataataatatatagttaccatagtaaatgttgtttatttatcatatgtttgaattaacatattgtTTAAGTAGGTGGAACCATGGGCTGAATTATATGGACTACTAGAGCAACTCGAAGATATCTAGCTGTTGTTAGATCAACGCTTGGAAGCCAATGTTagttgttgaattttttttcaaatctataATAATTACACAATAATtaggaatttaaaattttatagatgataaaatttataattgtgcactacagtttgaatggatgtcatacGTCGATCCGGATATCATAGAATGTGTCTTGCCCAAATTTTTAGCCATTCAGAATATGTGGGATACGAATGTGCCATTGATAGTTTACGCAATAGTGGAGATGCATGAATCAGATCGAGTGATACAACAATTCAGGTGGAGACAAAAAAAATTTCCATCACCACTGCAAGACATCGAAGCACTGCACAAGCTTAATCTGCGGGGAAAAATCGGCGAAAATTGGCGAGATTTCCACAAGGACTATATCGATATTTGGGATCATAGGATGGATTTCTAACCCATTTGCGAACCTTTTTTCACATCAGACACAACAACCTATTTGAAGAAAATGCCTTGGTTTAAGGTCGCCGACAAGCCATATCTACTATCGGtggtgttgggaaatgtgtccatattgtagtaaacatgtaattattttctacgtatttgaacgatgaataaataaataaaattaatttcacatttcactattatatcttttgtgtttctatctttcatgttttgcatgcttagcgaaattgtgacaagcaaatattagctcattgattgtccaagttcaaactgatgataagtgacattgtaagaacgtttacattatgagaaagacaacttacatcagtagataatctaaacgagcttgtaatcccgtaaaagaatcaaagtaagcatttgattcaaatacttagaaggattattatgtcgtttaCAATTTCAATTGGGGAAATTACTAGTCTTAACTATCAGAACAATTGACTCCACatgtagagacatagatgtactcaTTGGAAGAATAATATATTGGATTggacctaagatgaattaattttcaagtcaaacaaatAGATTCAAATACTAATACATGTTTTAAGTTATATAGGAGAAtggatgtgatattatatatttgtatataatttttttttgccaaTGTTGTGGTTCTTAGGATATAAACTGTGAACTATCATCTCCAtgtaggattttttttttaaattcatagaaTTCTTATGAGCCGGAAACGGATATTggatttaaatgtaattttttcaaaaggagTCAATGATAAGGAAAAGATGTAGCGATAATGGTAGAAGACCCAATGAATGCCTTGTGGTGAAAAACTgtgtaattttttttccattcgttttctaaaaatagaaccatAGAAACATTGGCTGGTAATTTTTAAGGTAATGATCCTATCCTGACATGACATATGAAATGCATGTGTTTTAAGACGCGTTATCGCATCCCTATCTCGTCAAATTTACCTCTAAACTTTTATGGTTTCAATCTCAAAACCCTAATTTCTAAACAAAAAACCCCTAATCCTAAGcttaaaaaaacacttaaaaaatcAGAGATTGAGGATGCGCTTTCCCACACTCTTTCCAAAATCGAcctattttactaaatttttttaaaaatggtctatttggccaattaaaaaaTGGCATATTTGGctaatttattatttaagcttGACTatagaatatttttataaaaaaaattattttaggtaaactatttttataattaaaaaatgtttGTATAAAATAGGTAAATTATATGTATGATTAGACTTGCTCATGAGCTGGGTCATCTGCTTAGGCCTGAAGGCTCGCCTGAAAAATGAGAGGATTTAGACAAAATATAAGGCTAAAAAATAGGCTTGGATAAAATTTAAGGCTCATTTTCTATATGGGCTGGGTCTTGGACAAGATTTTTTGGCCCGAGCTCGGCCTGGCTTGGTtcgaatatattatgttataaaaaatcattatattaatcttatatgttaaataataattgtatatttatatttatattaaattattaactcaataacaattaaactcattataaaaaaaattacctaactaaataacccaacccaaaatataaaattttaaaaattatatttaatgcaataaatatttattatatttatttgtgcttttaatataataaaatatttattatatttatagtagtgttttttaatataaatattttttaatatatttttaatgtgttagaaaatttttattttaacatttttagtgcACTTATtgtattctattttttaaaaaaattatttttaaataagaattaatctaaaaaaatttaaatatgtactAGTCGAGGGCCCGGAATTATCATTCttacagcacgtttggttcgctatattggaatagaggcgtaatagcaaatcaattgtttggttgaatgtaatggaatagaggcgtaatagtaattttgtgtttggttgaatggaatagaggtgtaatagcataatggaaaaaactaaaatgactagaatacccttagcataaatttgtttaggtaaatgattattgttattgttatttaaattttaataagattattaatatcaataataaataatttaatcatatttaaacataattattattaaatatattataattaaaatatataatttaataaaattcttaataattaatattcttatatgaatttaatcaaatcataatatatgatactataaaagataatttaacataattattattaaacatattctaaataaaatatataatttaataaaattcttaataattaatattcttatatgaatttacacaaatcataatatatgatactataaaagataatttgaaataattaatattaaatatattttaattaaaatatatgatttaataaaatttaaaataattataactaataaattttcatatatgaatttgtataatttaaaataattattattacatataatttaataatatataatttcataaaattcttgataataaattttcttatataaatttatacaatttaaaataattaatattaaatataatttaataatgatatataatttcataaaattcttaataataaaatgttcttatatgaatttactaaaatcaaaatataacttgagtGTGATATTCtacataaacataattaacttatattaagaaaatgttagatgaaaatgaaattctacatcataatccatatgttgtatagttttacaacatcaaaaagtttgaacattgatttttTATGGgtcagaaagaaatcttc containing:
- the LOC107925946 gene encoding mitochondrial import receptor subunit TOM9-2, with the translated sequence MAAQPRRGGISLPERSSASKPHSNILARITSSPIVSRGKQAASDAAFVSKKLLRSTGKAAWIAGTTFLILFVPLIIEMDREQQFNELELQQASLLGAPATAAARS